In the genome of Thermoleophilaceae bacterium, one region contains:
- the steA gene encoding putative cytokinetic ring protein SteA, giving the protein MAAPRLTRRAPRTGAPRASANGRNGRVPEYSGPAKLGKRTKRLVKRLEAGDIAIVDHEDIDRVSADDLVACGVRCVINVARSSSGSYPNSGPLILAEAGVHLVDAPGAPLFEELGDGDEIRVSGGRVMSGGQVLAEGSVQDLETVRRAHEDARRRIGEAIESFAANTMDHIREERDLLAGRLELPDFDTKFRDRPALVVVRGVDHQKDLRILRPYVRDVRPVLVAVDGGADAILEAGFKPDMIVGDMDSATDAALKCGAELVVHAYPDGRAPGRERLDALGLSYKLVPAPATSEDVAMLVAAEKGAELIVAVGSHFNLVEFLEKNRAGMSSTFLTRLRIGEILVDAKGVSRLYRPSAGRGPLVILICAALLALVVIIAFSRNLGPLFDLLWLKLQILLGLK; this is encoded by the coding sequence ATGGCCGCCCCACGCCTCACACGACGCGCACCGCGTACCGGCGCCCCGCGCGCGTCCGCGAACGGGCGCAACGGCCGCGTGCCCGAATACTCGGGTCCGGCGAAGCTCGGGAAGCGCACAAAGCGGCTGGTGAAGCGGCTCGAGGCGGGCGACATCGCGATCGTCGACCACGAGGACATCGACCGGGTGTCGGCGGACGACCTCGTGGCCTGCGGCGTTCGCTGTGTGATCAACGTCGCGCGTTCGTCGTCCGGCAGCTATCCCAACAGCGGGCCGCTGATCCTCGCGGAGGCCGGCGTGCATCTCGTGGACGCTCCGGGCGCCCCGCTGTTCGAGGAGCTGGGGGACGGGGACGAGATCCGCGTGTCCGGCGGGCGCGTGATGTCCGGCGGACAGGTGCTGGCAGAGGGCTCGGTGCAGGACCTCGAGACGGTCAGGCGTGCCCACGAGGACGCGCGCAGGCGAATTGGTGAGGCGATCGAGTCGTTCGCCGCGAACACCATGGACCACATCCGCGAGGAGCGCGATCTGCTCGCCGGGCGGCTGGAGCTACCGGACTTCGACACGAAGTTCCGCGACCGACCCGCGCTCGTGGTGGTTCGCGGGGTCGATCATCAGAAGGACCTGCGCATCCTGCGCCCGTACGTCCGGGACGTCCGGCCGGTGCTCGTGGCGGTGGACGGCGGGGCGGACGCCATCCTGGAGGCGGGCTTCAAGCCCGACATGATCGTGGGGGACATGGACTCCGCCACCGACGCCGCCCTGAAGTGCGGCGCCGAGCTGGTGGTTCATGCCTATCCGGACGGGCGCGCGCCCGGGCGCGAGCGGCTCGACGCGCTCGGCCTGAGCTACAAGCTCGTTCCGGCGCCCGCCACCAGCGAGGACGTGGCGATGCTCGTGGCCGCGGAGAAGGGCGCGGAGTTGATCGTGGCGGTGGGATCGCACTTCAACCTCGTGGAGTTCCTCGAGAAGAACCGGGCCGGGATGTCCTCGACCTTCCTCACGCGCCTGCGGATCGGCGAGATCCTGGTGGACGCCAAGGGCGTGAGCCGGCTGTACCGGCCGTCGGCCGGGCGCGGCCCGCTCGTGATCCTCATCTGCGCCGCGCTGCTCGCCCTCGTGGTGATCATCGCGTTCTCGCGCAACCTGGGTCCGTTGTTCGATCTGCTCTGGTTAAAGCTGCAGATCCTGCTCGGCTTGAAGTAA
- a CDS encoding copper transporter, which yields MFDFRYHALSLVAVFLALAIGILLGATIGNSLVSDADKGIRSSLHNDVLNARNAASQAQSQLSQRDKIISSALPMLVQGELSGQRVAIVATGGLPGSVESEVRQTVETAGGTVSSVSTFDVPSQLDSIEQAAGVRGHNPAALQGFARRVARSLVSGTGVAIRMHRSLPDAMRGDFRGAGLVVFYRSPPPDQEADQDKAMREAFENGLTDGLKSEGVQTVGVEEQGTDPSQVGWYKDHGMSTVDSVDLPGGQIALVFVLTGQKGNFGVKGGATPLPKLPIGSG from the coding sequence ATGTTCGATTTCCGCTACCACGCGTTGTCGCTCGTGGCCGTCTTCCTCGCGCTCGCAATCGGGATCCTGCTCGGCGCGACGATCGGCAACTCACTCGTGTCCGATGCCGACAAGGGCATCCGCTCATCCCTGCACAACGACGTGCTGAACGCGCGCAACGCGGCGAGCCAGGCGCAGTCGCAGCTCAGCCAGCGCGACAAGATCATCTCGAGCGCGCTGCCGATGCTCGTGCAGGGCGAGCTGAGCGGCCAGCGGGTTGCGATCGTGGCGACGGGTGGGCTTCCCGGGAGCGTGGAGTCGGAGGTGCGCCAGACCGTGGAGACCGCCGGCGGCACGGTGAGCTCGGTCTCCACCTTCGACGTTCCATCTCAGCTCGACTCCATCGAGCAGGCCGCCGGCGTCCGCGGACACAACCCGGCGGCGCTCCAGGGATTCGCGCGGCGGGTGGCGCGGTCGCTCGTGAGCGGTACCGGCGTGGCGATCCGGATGCACCGCTCGCTGCCGGACGCGATGCGCGGCGACTTCCGGGGCGCTGGCCTCGTGGTCTTCTACCGCTCGCCGCCGCCCGACCAGGAGGCTGACCAGGACAAGGCCATGCGCGAGGCGTTCGAGAACGGCCTGACCGACGGGCTGAAGTCGGAGGGGGTGCAGACGGTGGGGGTGGAGGAGCAGGGCACCGATCCCTCGCAGGTGGGCTGGTACAAGGACCACGGGATGTCGACCGTGGACAGCGTCGACCTGCCCGGCGGCCAGATCGCCCTCGTGTTCGTGCTCACCGGCCAGAAGGGCAACTTCGGCGTGAAGGGCGGCGCCACGCCGCTCCCGAAGCTGCCGATCGGCTCGGGCTAG